The Vitis vinifera cultivar Pinot Noir 40024 chromosome 18, ASM3070453v1 region TTGGATTGCTTGGAGAGTACTGTCCTACGTCCAGAAAAAAGTACAGACATCACTCAGAGAGCATTAGCTGCATGCATCTTGGGCCATTTCAGGGCTATTACAACAGCAGTCAGGGTTGCAGGTTTATGTGGCCTTTTTCTACTGCAAGGAACTTGTCCGGTATTAAACAAAGATCTTTTGTCGTAAGAGAGAATACTGCTGCTATCTTATCCTTTTGATAAATCCGCTCAGTTAGAAGGCAAAGATGGCTTTGCAGAATATTGGTGCTGGAAACAGGGATGATGCCTTCTATAGGTATAAGATGCCCAAAATGATAACCAAGATTGAAGGTCGAGGGAATGGAATCAAGACTAATGTGGTCAACATGGTTGATATTGCAAAGGCCTTGGCTAGACCTGCATCTTACACAACCAAGTATTTTGGTTGTGAGCTTGGAGCGCAGTCCAAATTTGATGAAAGGACTGGAACTTCCCATGTCAATGGAGCCCATGACACTCCAAAGCTTGCTGGGCTTCTTGAAAACTTTATCAAGAAATATGTTCAGTGCTATGGTTGTGGGAACCCTGAAACTGAAATAGTCATTACCAAGACACAGATGATTACCCTGAAATGTGCTGCATGTGGGTTTGTTTCAGATGTCGATATGAGGGATAAGCTCACAACATTTATCCTCAAGAATCCTCCTGAGCAAAAGAAAACATCAAAAGACAAGAAGGCAATGAGAAGGGCTGAGAAGGAGCGGCTCAAGGAAGGGGAGGCTGCTGATGAGGAGCAGAAGAAGCTGAAAAAAGAGGCTGTGAAGAAAAAGGGCTCTTCAGTTAGTTCCAAGGATGTGACTTCCAAAGTTGCATCAACAAAGAAGACCACCAGTGTATCTGATGAGGATCGTTCCCCAACTGGTAGCCAGGCTGATGAGAATGAAACAGAACCTGCTGATGAAAGTGATGATGATGTCCAATGGAAAACGGACCCATCTGTGGAGGCAGCTCAGCAACGAATCAAGGAACAACTGAGTGCTGTTACCGCTGGGATGGTTATGCTGTCTATGGATG contains the following coding sequences:
- the LOC100262554 gene encoding eukaryotic translation initiation factor 5; protein product: MALQNIGAGNRDDAFYRYKMPKMITKIEGRGNGIKTNVVNMVDIAKALARPASYTTKYFGCELGAQSKFDERTGTSHVNGAHDTPKLAGLLENFIKKYVQCYGCGNPETEIVITKTQMITLKCAACGFVSDVDMRDKLTTFILKNPPEQKKTSKDKKAMRRAEKERLKEGEAADEEQKKLKKEAVKKKGSSVSSKDVTSKVASTKKTTSVSDEDRSPTGSQADENETEPADESDDDVQWKTDPSVEAAQQRIKEQLSAVTAGMVMLSMDEEKAKSTKKSPKHEEKSELKGAQNGTKSGNNQERLVDEIKEYLKKGPSAVKLKNFLGSLSGTSQEIIDALFEALFMGIGKGLAKEVAKKKTYLAAVTQEDRSQSILLRAIESFCGKSNPEAVKEVGLVLKALYDNDLLEEEFILEWYKQGLAGGNKNSKIWKNVKPFIEWLQSAESESEEE